The Priestia koreensis genomic interval TCTAAGTAGCTATTATTAATTGCATAAATAATAGGTTGATATAAAAAATATAAAAATTCCGTTTCTAACGTTTCTTTTAACTCTCTGTCTATATGTTCCAACTTACTAATAATATCAGTGGTCCATCTTAATTCGTTCTCATGCATCTTTGCTATAACTTCTTTAGCTTTCATAGTAATCTCTATAAGTTTATCGTTTTTACTGTTTTCTGCTTCGAGAATTTTATAAAATTGCATCCACTCTTCTTTATTTCTTTCTTGCTTTAACGTTTTAAGTTTATTTAGTTCCTCAAAGGGAACGTTTAGCTCGCAGTATTTATCTATAAATCTCTCAAAAGGCATGTTTTCCATACCTCTAATCATAGCTCCGCCCTCTGTGCAGTTAAAAATTCGATTAATACGGTTTTCCGGTTTAATATAATTTAAATAGTGCACGAAGGATCTGTTCATACCATTTAGAGGAGAATCTGTTAATACCATATCTCCATAATAACCCTCTACTTCAAACATTCTTCTTTCTTTGATATATTTTTCATCTATAACTCTTTGATTTTTGTTTCCTTCGGCATGGGATTGGTTATTTGTATAAGCCAAATCCTGACCAATTAGTGCAATTGGACCAGATGTTAATTGAAAGGCAACATCTAGGGCACTATTAGCTACAGAGAATCCAGGAAACACGCTGCCAATATCTCTATTGACAATTCGATCCGTTAATTCGTTGACAAGATTTTCACCCAAAACGTTAAATACAATTTGAATTCCTTGGTGTTGATTAGGAATGGCATGGTGTACCTTCATGGAATATAATAACGGGATGGAGTTGATATTAATGCCCTCAAAGTGTTGAAAATTAACTTCTCCTCCGTCAATTGTTACAACTGCGTTTGGTTCAATACCATGTTTTAGTAAAGTGTTAATTGTTGTACCTGCACACAATATAAATGCTCGCTCCTGAAGTTCCTTTAAGAAATGAATTTGCTTATTTAAAGATGGGCCACCTGAAACAAGGACAATTGGACAACTTAGTGACTTATCTAACCTAGAAAATGGTATTGCATCAAAAGCATTGTATAGATTAGCTGTATAATTTTTCTGCCAATCATGAGAGAAGAATTCCATAGTGTTTTTATTTACTACTTGTAGCAATAAAGATCTTTTTATTACCTCCAGTATTTTGCTAGTATTTAGCGGATAAATATTTCCATAGTTAGGATTCACAATTACTTGTATTCTGTTCTTAAAACTTGAAGCGTAACTCTCCATCAATTCTGTAAATTCTTCTATATTTAACTGATCTATGACGCTTACTCGAGCATCTTCGTATAAAAAATTCATTTCTCTATGTTTTACTACTTGATCAAGAACTTCTTTGTTCAATTCAATGACGACCAAATGTTCATGGTCACACATTTTATTATAGAATTCTTCTATAATATATCCTGTACCTATACCAATAACAATATGACAGTAATGCTTTTTATAGTTACTCTCTGCTATGCGTTGAGCTTCTTTGATAGGATTATATTTACTAGAGGTATAAAATCCATTTAACTGCAGTACCATTTCCTTGTTACTATTAAGTTCTATATTGCATTGAGTTAAGATTTCTTCTTTTAATGCTTGTTGCTCGTCAAGCAGCATAGTGAGTCACTCCATATTTCAAGTAGAATTATAGTAAAAAGAAGACTCTAAAGTTAGAGCCTTCCGTATCAAAATTATTAAATGCGATTAACGAAGTAATTGTAATACGCCTTGTGGCTGTTGGTTAGCTTGAGCAAGCATAGCTTGAGCAGCTTGAGAAAGAATAGAATTTTTCGTTTGATTCATCATTTCCTTAGCCATATCAACATCTCTAATACGAGATTCAGCAGCAGTTAAATTCTCTGAACCAGTATTTAAGTTGTTAATAGTATGTTCTAAACGGTTTTGATAAGCACCTAGCTTAGAACGTTCTTTTGAAACAGTCTCAATTGCATCATTGATTTTTGTAATTGAGTTATTTGCATTAGTAGTAGTATCTACTTTAATATTAGCAGTTGTTAAACTTAAAGCAGTTGCTGTCATTGTTTTAATTTGCAAACTAATTGTTTGTCCTGAATTTGCACCCACTTGGAAATTATAAGTTCCAGTAGACTTGATTAATTTCTGTGTATTGAATTCTGTTTCATTTGCAATTCGAGAAATTTCTGTTTTTAACTGTGTAAGTTCTTCAGAAATAGCATCACGATCTTTAGTAACGTTTGTATCGTTTGAACCTTGTACTGCTAATTCACGCATACGTTGAAGGATAGAGTGTGTTTCGCTTAAAGCACCTTCAGCCGTTTGAATTAAAGAAATACCGTCTTGTGCATTTTTAGAAGCTTGGTCCAATCCACGGATTTGACCACGCATTTTTTCAGAAATAGAAAGACCTGCAGCATCGTCACCAGCACGGTTAATACGAAGACCTGAAGATAATTTCTCCATTGAACTTGATTGTGCACTAGTAGCACTGTTTAATTGGCGGTAAGTGTTAAGAGCCGCGATATTGTGATTAATTCTCATTATAAAAATCCTCCTTGAAAGGTTTGTTATCCACATCCTTGTGGATTTTGAATTGGAAACCAGCTTGCTCAAAAGTCGGCCGCCTTTGGATCAGCTGGTTGACACTATTAATATCGACCCGTTTCTACAAACCTTTAATAGAAGAAGCTATTCTTTTTTGAAATTTTTCAAGAAGTCAATGGAACCTTCTGCTGCCTGCTTATTTTCCTGCTGAATGAGGTCAAAGATTTCTTTTCGGTGAATTTCGATGTGCTTTGGTGCGTTGATTCCTATCTTTACTTGATCACCAACCGCAAGCACTGTGATTTCAATATCATCACCAATTTTGATTGATTCGTTAAGCTTTCTTGTAAGTACGAGCACCACCCTCTCCTCCTTTATTTCGCATTTGTTTTGAATAGCGGATGTTTTGTTTGATAGTTGGTATTCATTAAGATAATTTGTTTTCCCTGCTTGTTTCTTGTATTCAAAATAATCGGTGCTTGAAGATTTGCGGTCGTGTCCTCAAAATTATCTTTTACTGTTAAAATTGAATATACTTCTACTTCTTTTTCCTCTTTAATATCGAGTTGCACTAAATAGTTTTCATCGATCGTGAAATCATATTCTTTTACAAAATGAAACGGGTTGACCACAATAAACGCAAGCCCTGCGCTCTCCGTTGACTGCAGGGCATAAAACACCTCGTCTTCATTTAGCGAAAGGAGGACGAATGATTTTTCCTCTTCAAACCCTGG includes:
- the hag gene encoding flagellin Hag, with the protein product MRINHNIAALNTYRQLNSATSAQSSSMEKLSSGLRINRAGDDAAGLSISEKMRGQIRGLDQASKNAQDGISLIQTAEGALSETHSILQRMRELAVQGSNDTNVTKDRDAISEELTQLKTEISRIANETEFNTQKLIKSTGTYNFQVGANSGQTISLQIKTMTATALSLTTANIKVDTTTNANNSITKINDAIETVSKERSKLGAYQNRLEHTINNLNTGSENLTAAESRIRDVDMAKEMMNQTKNSILSQAAQAMLAQANQQPQGVLQLLR
- the csrA gene encoding carbon storage regulator CsrA produces the protein MLVLTRKLNESIKIGDDIEITVLAVGDQVKIGINAPKHIEIHRKEIFDLIQQENKQAAEGSIDFLKNFKKE
- a CDS encoding motility associated factor glycosyltransferase family protein, coding for MLLDEQQALKEEILTQCNIELNSNKEMVLQLNGFYTSSKYNPIKEAQRIAESNYKKHYCHIVIGIGTGYIIEEFYNKMCDHEHLVVIELNKEVLDQVVKHREMNFLYEDARVSVIDQLNIEEFTELMESYASSFKNRIQVIVNPNYGNIYPLNTSKILEVIKRSLLLQVVNKNTMEFFSHDWQKNYTANLYNAFDAIPFSRLDKSLSCPIVLVSGGPSLNKQIHFLKELQERAFILCAGTTINTLLKHGIEPNAVVTIDGGEVNFQHFEGININSIPLLYSMKVHHAIPNQHQGIQIVFNVLGENLVNELTDRIVNRDIGSVFPGFSVANSALDVAFQLTSGPIALIGQDLAYTNNQSHAEGNKNQRVIDEKYIKERRMFEVEGYYGDMVLTDSPLNGMNRSFVHYLNYIKPENRINRIFNCTEGGAMIRGMENMPFERFIDKYCELNVPFEELNKLKTLKQERNKEEWMQFYKILEAENSKNDKLIEITMKAKEVIAKMHENELRWTTDIISKLEHIDRELKETLETEFLYFLYQPIIYAINNSYLEEDNETQNQIEKRIYLKSKALYEGLYTCSLYAKEWLDLLLSKISFKIKGESD
- the fliW gene encoding flagellar assembly protein FliW, translated to MTIETKYHGKIEIDQHKVITFAQGIPGFEEEKSFVLLSLNEDEVFYALQSTESAGLAFIVVNPFHFVKEYDFTIDENYLVQLDIKEEKEVEVYSILTVKDNFEDTTANLQAPIILNTRNKQGKQIILMNTNYQTKHPLFKTNAK